The DNA segment ACTGGATATGCATATTTGATAGAAGAACCATTCTATTTTgacatcaataattttttacacATATTTTAtatccttcatcttttcttttcttttacaaatacaaaagttcattttttaataacCATATTATTATTCAGAGTGGATCATCAACTTGTTGATGAAGTTTCAAAACATTATTTCCAAATACAATTCAACACTTGTCTTTCTTCTCAAACCTCTCTCCAaaactataaatttattatatatacaatGAGTAGCATTATCCTATAATATATATCATGCATTATATTTGCAAACTAAGTTGCATCTCACAAGTTCTTATTTAATTCCTTAACCTTTACCCTTCAAACCAAGCTATACGTAAACATATGATCATTCATCACATATACCACATACACAGAACGTAGTCTCAGAGGAGGGAATCAACAATGAGTCTGAATTCATCCAAGCTCACAGCTCCATCTCCGTCTGCATCAAGAGAAGCAACAAGGTGCAGACAGTTCTCTAGTGACAAGTCTAGACCCAAGTTTTGCATGACTCCATGAAGGTCTTCCCCGGACAGAATCTCGTTCCCATCTTCATCCAACGCTTCAAACGCTGTGCTTAGGGTGCTCGCGAGACTCCCACCCTCCAAGTCCCTGgtgttcatctccaagaactcgTGTATGCTCAGTAACCCATCTTTGTTCTTGTCACCTTCTTGCATCATTGCACTCACTTCTTGCTCGCTAGCGTTGTACCCTAGTGACCCGAAGATTCCTCCTAGCTCTGCCTTCGTGATTCGCCCATCGTTGTCCACGTCGAATGCTCTGAATGCCTCCACTAGGGAAAGAACATGGTTCAGGGTCTCCATTTCGGCACAGAGAGAACCCACTTGAGCCATGTTCACGATTAGAGAGTGGTGTTGTGTGGTGCTGTGCGATTTTCCATTGTTATTCAGCCCTGTAAATATTTGGAAAGAGGGAACAAGAATTTATGCTGCTTTTGCTTTTGTGGTGGTGAAGAATATGAAGATTATGGGAATAGGATCTACCATGGTTGTAAAGTTTATTCTTTCTTATCTTCACACCCTAGGTTTGGGTGTAAAGTATGGAAAGTTCTTCtttataaagaataatttatgTGAAATTAAACGCCTATATTCGTACTTTTAAAAACGAAAATGCAACTAAGGTTGCTGTATACAGAATGTGAATTGAGGGAGATGTTCAATAAAAATAGGCTGATTTACGTGGAACTAGTTCCCAATGTGAGTTGAAAATGCGAAACTGAACAAGGAAGAAAAAACAGATAATTTAATTTGTGTTATACAATGCTCACGAGTAATATAGACGTAGATATAGTTTAGATTGtagttatttaaattaattgtaaAAATCCTTTTAAATACTTACAGtgtaaataaattttcttaCCCACACatataaactttaatttttaaaaagtcaACGTACATGATATAATCCTTAATTTTTAAGAAACTTTTTCAACGTACAAGACgctaataataaaattacagcTATGTTGTTGCGTCTTTCTTTCAAAGCCAATAGGGTTGATAGTTATCAAATGAAAATAACTCAACCATGGAGTGTATGCAAAATGTTGTTACAAGACTGAGTTCACTTTACAAAGATGACAAACTACAAATAACATGATTTTAACGGATTCAATTTTACATTAATAAGGGTTAAAATCTCCACTTAGTTATTTATTCGGAATATAGTTTCCCCCGCGCTAAACCGCTTTGGAAACATGTTCCTGGGATTTTTTTAAGCTTCAGGAAATGTCTTTCAAAATCTTCTTTAAATATCATAGGTTTAAGAACTTTCataaaatatcatgggtttgaaaacctccataaaatatcatgggttttAAGACCTCCATAAAATAGCATTAGTTTCAAAACCCTTGTAAAATATCACAGGTTCCAAAATCATGGACTTCAAAACTctgtaaaataccatgagtttcaaaatatttataaaataccaTAGAATTCAAAATCTTCGTAAAATACGATGGGTTTAAAAAACCCccataaaataccatgggtttaagaatTTCTATAAAATATTATGAGTTTCATAGagttcaaaacctccgtaaaatactaTAGATTTCGAAActttcataaaatattatttgtttcaAAACCTAcataaaataatcttaaaacatttaattttactcaataattaaataattaattaaaacatttaaatttctaaacaaagcaatttttttcataattgaataatattattcaataaatattgtCCAAAAAGGATAAATAACATTCAattgtatatttaaataaaataacaaattttacAACTTATCTTTAGAAAAAGCAAATTCAATTCATCTTAATATCTTTATCTTTAAATGGAGATGAAtagttgaataaaaaaaaattacttaatcaataaaaaacaaAGTTATAATGTAAACTTAAttaataagaaacaaagttataATGTAAAACAGTTGTGTAATTATATTTAGAGTATAATTTGTTAATCAGTATTGATAGATTACACCAACATCACTATTCTCAATAGTTTTCTTCATGTCAAGTTCACCCAAAACAAAGTCAATTAGCTACATATATGCTTAAGCCCTTTTATGGAGGAGCAGCTCTGTTGAATGAGTTTAGTAGTTCAGGATGCAGGGTTGGGGATGTTTTAAGGGTTTATATTTTGCTAAGAGGTATTGTCTTTGTGCTGATCCAAACCCCTAAGTGTTGTGGGAAGGAGCTGATGTATTTTGCAGTACAAATGTT comes from the Phaseolus vulgaris cultivar G19833 chromosome 8, P. vulgaris v2.0, whole genome shotgun sequence genome and includes:
- the LOC137824022 gene encoding probable calcium-binding protein CML29, with protein sequence MAQVGSLCAEMETLNHVLSLVEAFRAFDVDNDGRITKAELGGIFGSLGYNASEQEVSAMMQEGDKNKDGLLSIHEFLEMNTRDLEGGSLASTLSTAFEALDEDGNEILSGEDLHGVMQNLGLDLSLENCLHLVASLDADGDGAVSLDEFRLIVDSLL